From the Paraburkholderia sp. PREW-6R genome, one window contains:
- a CDS encoding NINE protein, with amino-acid sequence MSTLVSTPSHFRSKTITAALAFFLGYLGAHRFYLYGKRDLYGWAHVIGTLVGIPGAMLVVASERSSMLGWVLAFAGAVSLLAAFLAAIVYGLRPDEKWDAQFNAHTERKSHSGWTVIFIVIFSLLIGAFLLMTGLAISFQTYFESQVEAAKALSQ; translated from the coding sequence ATGTCCACCCTTGTTTCGACGCCCTCGCATTTCAGATCCAAAACGATTACCGCCGCTCTCGCGTTTTTCCTTGGGTACCTGGGCGCGCACCGTTTCTATCTGTATGGCAAACGCGACCTCTATGGCTGGGCGCACGTGATCGGTACGCTCGTCGGCATTCCGGGTGCGATGCTGGTGGTAGCGAGCGAACGTTCTTCGATGCTGGGCTGGGTGCTGGCGTTCGCAGGCGCCGTGTCGTTGCTCGCCGCGTTCCTCGCGGCCATTGTGTATGGCTTGCGCCCGGACGAAAAATGGGACGCGCAGTTCAATGCTCACACAGAACGAAAAAGCCACTCCGGCTGGACGGTCATTTTCATCGTGATCTTTTCGCTGTTGATCGGCGCATTCCTTCTGATGACAGGGCTCGCCATTTCCTTTCAGACCTACTTCGAGAGTCAGGTCGAGGCGGCCAAAGCGCTTTCACAATAA
- a CDS encoding Lrp/AsnC ligand binding domain-containing protein has product MRTQRQPVRALDKLDHKILRLLQVDGRMAMKELAEQVGLSVTPCIERVKRMERDGVITGYHARVNPAELGAALLVFVEITLDHKSGNMFDQFRREVQKIPEVLECHLVSGDFDYLIKARIGEMADYRKLLGDILLQLPGAVQSKSYVVMEEIKETLTIAVGD; this is encoded by the coding sequence ATGCGTACACAGCGCCAGCCGGTTCGTGCCCTCGATAAGCTCGATCACAAGATCCTGCGCCTGTTGCAGGTGGACGGCCGAATGGCCATGAAGGAACTGGCCGAGCAGGTCGGGCTGTCGGTTACGCCGTGCATCGAACGGGTCAAGCGTATGGAACGCGACGGCGTAATCACCGGTTATCACGCGCGGGTGAATCCGGCGGAACTGGGTGCGGCGCTGCTCGTGTTCGTCGAAATCACGCTGGACCACAAAAGTGGCAACATGTTCGACCAGTTTCGCCGCGAGGTGCAGAAGATTCCCGAGGTACTGGAATGCCATCTCGTGTCCGGCGACTTCGACTATCTGATCAAGGCGCGCATTGGTGAAATGGCGGATTACCGGAAGCTGCTTGGCGACATTCTTTTGCAGTTACCAGGCGCGGTGCAGTCCAAGAGCTATGTGGTGATGGAAGAAATCAAGGAGACGCTGACGATCGCGGTGGGCGACTGA
- a CDS encoding PA0069 family radical SAM protein, translating into MTDSDFDPADASVPEFPVAPPAPRKGRGAVTNLQGRYEVDQREAVDDGWVTHQDEDGDDTKVLRTQLFEEQAKTILTRNASPDIPFSVSLNPYRGCEHGCIYCFARPTHSYLGLSPGLDFESRIYAKVNAPELLERELSKKSYMPEPIALGVNTDAWQPVERELRLTRRVVEILGERNHPFAAITKSSLIERDLDLLAPMAARGQFMAAITITTLDSDIARTLEPRAATPSRRLRTIRTLSEAGIPVGVSVAPMIPFVTEPDLERVLEACAEAGACNASYIVLRLPWEVAPLFKDWLAAHFPDRADRVMSRVRDMRGGKDYDACFSSRMKGEGLWADLLKQRFHNAARRLGLNQRDRGILDMSHFRRIEPARDPVKAPPPVSPQLELF; encoded by the coding sequence GTGACCGACTCCGATTTCGACCCTGCTGACGCATCCGTGCCCGAGTTTCCTGTCGCGCCGCCCGCACCCCGCAAGGGGCGAGGCGCTGTCACGAATCTTCAAGGCCGCTACGAAGTGGACCAGCGCGAAGCCGTGGACGACGGGTGGGTCACTCATCAGGATGAAGACGGCGACGACACCAAGGTTCTACGCACGCAGCTCTTCGAAGAGCAGGCGAAGACCATCCTCACGCGCAATGCATCGCCGGACATCCCGTTTAGCGTGTCGCTGAATCCGTATCGCGGTTGTGAGCACGGCTGCATCTATTGCTTCGCGCGGCCAACGCACAGCTATCTCGGCTTGTCCCCGGGCCTCGACTTCGAGAGCCGCATCTATGCGAAGGTTAACGCGCCGGAATTGCTCGAACGGGAGTTGTCGAAGAAGTCTTATATGCCCGAGCCGATCGCGCTAGGCGTGAATACGGACGCGTGGCAACCGGTCGAGCGCGAGTTACGGCTCACGCGGCGGGTCGTCGAAATACTTGGCGAGCGGAATCATCCGTTCGCGGCGATCACCAAATCATCGCTGATCGAGCGCGATCTTGATCTGCTTGCGCCCATGGCGGCGCGCGGCCAATTCATGGCCGCAATCACGATCACCACGCTGGATTCGGACATTGCGCGCACGCTCGAACCGCGTGCGGCAACACCGTCGCGCCGATTGCGCACAATCCGGACGTTGAGCGAGGCGGGCATTCCAGTCGGCGTCAGCGTCGCGCCGATGATTCCATTCGTTACCGAGCCAGACCTGGAAAGGGTGCTCGAGGCGTGCGCGGAGGCGGGTGCGTGCAATGCGAGCTACATCGTGCTGCGTCTGCCGTGGGAAGTCGCACCGCTCTTCAAGGATTGGCTGGCCGCCCACTTCCCCGATCGTGCTGACCGTGTGATGAGCCGCGTGCGTGACATGCGCGGCGGCAAAGATTACGACGCGTGTTTCTCCAGCCGCATGAAGGGGGAGGGGTTGTGGGCAGATCTGCTCAAGCAGCGTTTTCACAACGCTGCCCGCCGCTTGGGCCTCAATCAACGCGACCGCGGCATTCTGGACATGTCGCATTTCCGGCGGATCGAGCCTGCGCGTGACCCGGTGAAGGCGCCCCCACCCGTGAGTCCGCAACTCGAACTGTTCTGA